From a region of the Calliphora vicina chromosome 4, idCalVici1.1, whole genome shotgun sequence genome:
- the l(1)G0196 gene encoding inositol hexakisphosphate and diphosphoinositol-pentakisphosphate kinase isoform X2 — protein sequence MEWTWLRDWWRLKKYRCEHRRRKLKHLTHLNHSDSNDDDNPTSTSHHYHHQHHHHQHNQFNNKNQSCSDFDEDDIEKFISDDEELQQKRIRRHRRRIKLKRLNTIESENNENNDDVDKCKHNNEVGGGVGDVGNGDNSVNDHDQANDSDGYYDDDDDEVDDFCFCDECLNGDTDFCESNDGMDSDASTSSNPGKQVVVGICAMAKKTQSKPMKEILTRLQEFEFIKMVIFEEDVILKEPVENWPICDCLVSFHSKGFPLEKAIQYSQQRKPYVLNNLHMQYDIQDRRRVYAILEKEGIEIPRYAVLDRDSPDPKQHELIESEDHVEVNGIIFNKPFVEKPVSAEDHNIYIYYPTSAGGGSQRLFRKIGSRSSVYSPESRVRKTGSFIYEDFMPTDVYFPGTDVKVYTVGPDYAHAEARKSPALDGKVERDSEGKEIRYPVILNHAEKLISRKVCLAFKQTVCGFDLLRANGKSYVCDVNGFSFVKNSNKYYDDCAKILGNMILRELTPTLHIPWSVPFQLDDPPIVPTTFGKMMELRCVVAVIRHGDRTPKQKMKVEVRHPKFFEIFEKYDGFKHGHVKLKRPKQLQEILDIARFLLAEIETKDNAEIEEKKSKLEQLKSVLEMYGHFSGINRKVQMKYQPKGRPRGSSSDDGNNVKTYAPTEPSLVLILKWGGELTPAGRIQAEELGRIFRCMYPGGQGRQDYSGTQGLGLLRLHSTFRHDLKIYASDEGRVQMTAAAFAKGLLALEGELTPILVQMVKSANTNGLLDNDCDSSKYQNMAKNRLHELMQVDREFTADDRMAINPNNSISINQALDFVKNPVECCNHVHSLIKELLIIISVKKDDPKTKDAILYHGETWDLMRCRWEKIEKDFSTKSKLYDISKIPDIYDCIKYDLQHNQHTLQYDQAEELYIYSKYLADIVIPQEYGLTMQEKLTIGQGICTPLLKKIKSDLQRNIEEVEDESVNRLNPQYSHGVASPGRHVRTRLYFTSESHVHSLLTVLRYGGLLNVLTDEQWRRAMDYISMVSELNYMSQIVIMLYEDPTKDPTSEERFHVELHFSPGVNCCVQKNLPPGPGFRPHSRNDSGQLRTSNHEDCNSNPSRIDEENDTEESPVKTHMLSPDSLDCEIRPLKSKPIPIGAHHTVSGHEAMDLAKRLNQELASQQQQTKQTGSLEANRPISPDGEPRSRSFEQRPKNIKEEEVESNVSRHDKEFQEILTSRVTNHNRSAFQIRVTDNLTLFKIDSSTNELPLSEIDFSVNPGTPESHDICIAHQKSASPGDRLQKRQSQLLTMRRMESGDEPDFVQKLRDIRKISPLATNEHPLSCNCSFHLASVSEDVAYPHAHSKSEADISDIVPYVAKVSSPPIYVASPRTSFEEEYQLSSSAPAALMSREFHMSLRKKSDTLKPSSASNSPTASTLQLCQALDEPPSTSSLSGSRLSRNKHAVNSRDFKPLKQCLPSAQSAPIIVDLGNPFRFPALYSFKQFAPIAENAATNTTFSPSIPDPDTNTTYNTPTTPIITVLDTNYVPPSSSPSPPPQQHFNAYHHPYHNPNPFPLQHHHIHHDRSYHHPHLHLHHYNNNNNNNNAHLHHTPSAHIPNVVVTFPCNSPSSSTNLNDLPFKTNDFDEFNTNFTSTSGAVSSIHNHHHNQPLNTPSRISRSSRSHTPIDSFDKPFNTSSIIKPTIADTTTDNTVTSTSSSSSVSSRRQRHSIAGQMSYMKMLGFGGFSKKMTTSSNSLFSTAVITGSSSAPNLRDMIPVSSSVFSLTVLDGFGGVPPIRPLETLHNALSLKQLDHFLEKMTSAPLFKTPTCTPPKNPSTPLSMITTTTLEEEPLASTPTNHVCRCNDNSVVNDTNPDRCSMCGHQLRPAIPGAASTPLTPAVEVNLMMKSVNDNAGPLCK from the exons ATGGAATGGACTTGGTTGAGAGATTGGTggcgtttaaaaaaatatcgttGTGAGCATCGCAGGCGGAAACTAAAACATTTAACACACTTGAATCACAGCGATAGTAATGATGATGATAATCCAACATCAACAAGTCATCATTATCACcaccaacatcatcatcatcagcacaatcaatttaataataaaaatcaaagttgtAGCGATTTCGATGAAGatgatattgaaaaatttataagtGATGATGAAGAACTCCAACAGAAACGTATAAGACGTCATCGAAGACGTATTAAGCTCAAACGTCTGAATACAATTGAAAGTGAGAATAATGAAAATAACGATGACGTAGATAAATGTAAACACAATAATGAGGTGGGGGGTGGGGTTGGTGATGTTGGTAATGGTGATAACAGTGTTAATGATCATGACCAAGCTAATGATAGCGATGGCTACTAcgatgacgacgatgatgaaGTCGATGACTTTTGCTTTTGTGATGAATGCTTAAAT GGCGACACAGATTTCTGTGAGAGTAATGACGGCATGGATTCGGATGCTAGTACCTCCTCAAACCCTGGCAAACAGGTGGTGGTGGGCATATGTGCCATGGCAAAGAAGACACAATCGAAACCCATGAAAGAAATTCTAACACGTTTGCAGGagtttgaatttattaaaatggttATATTCGAAGAGGATGTTATATTAAAG gaACCCGTTGAAAATTGGCCTATATGCGACTGTTTAGTATCCTTTCACTCTAAGGGCTTTCCTTTGGAAAAGGCCATACAATATTCTCAGCAGCGCAAGCCGTATGTTCTTAACAATCTTCATATGCAATATGATATACAGGATCGTCGTAGAGTCTATGCAATTTTGGAAAAGGAAGGCATTGAAATACCACGTTATGCGGTATTGGATCGTGATTCACCAGATCCTAAAC aacATGAACTTATTGAATCGGAGGATCATGTTGAAGTTAATGgcattatatttaataaacctTTTGTGGAGAAACCGGTATCGGCTGAAGATCATAATATCTATATATACTACCCAACATCGGCTGGGGGTGGTAGTCAGCGTTTATTTAGAAAG ATTGGCAGCCGCAGCAGTGTTTATTCACCCGAATCTCGTGTCCGTAAAACGGGTTCATTTATTTACGAAGATTTCATGCCCACTGATG TATATTTTCCAGGTACCGATGTCAAAGTCTATACTGTGGGTCCCGACTATGCACATGCTGAAGCACGCAAAAGTCCGGCTTTAGATGGCAAAGTTGAGCGCGACAGTGAGGGCAAAGAGATTCGCTATCCGGTCATATTAAATCATGCCGAGAAACTAATATCACGTAAAGTTTGTTTGGCCTTCAAACAGACCGTCTGTGGTTTTGATTTATTAAG aGCTAATGGCAAATCGTATGTATGCGATGTGAATggttttagttttgttaaaaattccaataaataCTACGATGATTGTGCTAAAATATTGGGCAATAtgattttaagagaattaacaCCTACCTTGCATATACCCTGGTCTGTGCCCTTTCAACTCGACGATCCACCCATAGTACCCACCACCTTTGGCAAGATGATGGAGCTGCGCTGTGTTGTAGCTGTTATAAGACATGGTGATCGTACGCCTAAACAGAAAATGAAAGTTGAAGTTAGACATCCCAA attctttgaaattttcgaaaaatatgatGGCTTTAAGCACGGTCATGTCAAATTGAAACGCCCTAAGCAATTGCAAGAAATTTTAGATATTGCCCGTTTCTTATTGGCCGAAATCGAAACTAAAGATAATGCCGAAATTGAGGAGAAAAAGAGTAAATTGGAACAATTGAAAAGTGTTTTAGAAAT GTATGGCCACTTTTCTGGTATTAATCGCAAAGTAcaaatgaaatatcaacccaagGGTCGTCCACGAGGTTCAAGTTCTGATGACGGTAATAATGTTAAGactt ACGCACCCACAGAACCATCTTTAGTGCTTATATTGAAATGGGGTGGAGAATTAACACCAGCTGGTCGTATACAGGCCGAAGAATTGGGCAGAATATTTAGATGTATGTATCCGGGAGGACAAGGACGTCAGGATTATTCCGGCACCCAAGGTTTGGGTTTATTAAG ATTACATTCAACGTTTCGTCATGATTTGAAAATCTATGCCTCGGATGAGGGTAGAGTACAAATGACTGCCGCAGCATTTGCCAAGGGTCTGTTGGCCTTGGAAGGTGAACTAACACCCATTTTAGTACAAATGGTTAAGAGTGCTAATACAAATGGTTTATTGGACAATGATTGTGATTCCagtaaatatcaaaatat GGCTAAAAATCGTTTACATGAATTAATGCAAGTTGATCGTGAATTTACCGCCGATGATCGTATGGCCATTAATCCCAACAACAGCATTTCCATTAACCAGGCTTTGGATTTTGTTAAAAACCCGGTGGAATGCTGCAACCATGTACACAGTCTCATAAAGGAACTATTGATTATAATCAGCGTGAAAAAAGATGATCCAAAAACGAAAGATGCCATACTGTATCATGGCGAGACTTGGGACTTAATGCGCTGTCGTTgggaaaaaatcgaaaaagattTTAGTACCAAATCAAAATTATATGATATATCGAAAATTCCTGATATTTATGATTGCATTAAATACGATTTACAGCACAATCAACACACTCTGCAATACGATCAGGCCGAAGAGTTGTATATTTATTCTAAATATTTGGCCGATATTGTTATACCGCAAGAGTATGGTTTAACCATGCAGGAGAAACTTACAATTGGCCAGGGTATATGTACGCCATTATTGAAAAAGATCAAATCGGATTTACAGCGTAACATTGAAGAGGTGGAAGATGAGTCGGTAAATCGTTTGAATCCTCAGTATAGTCATGGTGTTGCTAGCCCTGGTAGGCATGTACGCACACGCTTGTATTTCACTAGTGAGAGTCATGTACATTCTCTGTTAACCGTGTTACGCTATGGCGGTCTGCTGAATGTTTTAACCGATGAACAATGGCGTCGTGCTATGGATTATATTTCGATGGTGTCTGAGCTCAATTATATGTCACAAATTGTTATAATGCTTTATGAAGATCCTACTAAGGATCCCACTTCGGAGGAGAGATTTCATGTTGAATTGCATTTTAGTCCGGGTGTTAATTGTTGTGTGCAGAAGAATCTACCGCCGGGACCAGGTTTTCGACCACATTCTCGTAATGATTCGGGTCAATTGAGGACTTCG AACCATGAAGACTGCAACAGTAATCCTTCCCGCATCGATGAGGAAAATGACACTGAAGAAAGCCCTGTTAAAACTCATAtg CTCTCACCCGATAGTTTAGATTGTGAAATTCGACCCTTGAAATCCAAACCCATACCTATAGGAGCCCATCACACGGTATCGGGTCATGAGGCTATGGATTTGGCTAAACGTCTTAATCAAGAATTGGCttcgcaacaacaacaaaccaaACAGACGGGCTCTCTGGAAGCCAACCGGCCCATTAGTCCTGATGGTGAGCCAAGGTCGCGTAGTTTTGAACAGAgaccaaaaaatattaaag AAGAAGAGGTTGAATCGAATGTTTCACGCCATGACAAAGAATTCCAAGAGATTCTAACCTCACGTGTCACTAACCATAATCGCTCTGCTTTTCAAATACGAGTAACTGATAATCTAACACTTTTCAAAATTGATTCATCCACCAATGAATTGCCTTTATCTGAAATAGATTTTTCTGTAAATCCAGGCACACCCGAAAGTCATGATATATGTATAGCTCATCAGAAATCCGCCTCACCAGGTGATCGTTTGCAAAAGCGCCAGTCTCAGTTGCTGACCATGCGTCGCATGGAAAGTGGCGATGAACCGGATTTTGTACAGAAACTAAGGGATATTCGAAAAATCTCACCATTAGCCACCAATGAGCATCCGTTATCTTGCAATTGTTCGTTTCATTTGGCCAGTGTTAGTGAGGATGTTGCTTATCCGCATGCTCATTCGAAAAGTGAAGCAGATATTTCGGATATTGTACCGTATGTGGCTAAAGTATCTAGTCCGCCCATATATGTTGCTTCACCAAGGACTTCTTTTGAGGAGGAATATCAATTGTCATCCTCTGCTCCCGCAGCTCTAATGAGTAGAGAATTTCATATGAGTTTACGTAAAAAATCGGACACACTAAAACCTTCCTCGGCTTCTAATTCTCCCACCGCTTCCACACTACAATTATGTCAGGCTTTAGATGAACCACCCAGCACTTCGAGTCTGTCTGGTTCTAGGTTGTCACGTAACAAGCATGCTGTTAATAGTAGAGATTTTAAACCCCTTAAACAATGTTTACCTTCAGCCCAATCGGCACCAATTATAGTAGATTTGGGAAATCCTTTTCGATTTCCCGctttatatagttttaaacaatttgctCCAATTGCTGAAAATGCTGCAACTAATACAACCTTTTCTCCTTCCATCCCCGACCCTGACACGAACACAACATACAACACACCCACGACACCCATCATTACTGTTCTCGACACAAATTATGTACCACCGTCATCTTCGCCATCACCACCACCTCAACAACATTTTAATGCCTATCATCATCCCTATCACAATCCCAATCCTTTTCCACTCCAACACCATCATATACATCATGATCGTTCTTATCATCATCCTCATTTGCATCTTCATCattataacaataacaataataataacaatgcgCACTTACACCACACACCTTCCGCTCATATACCAAATGTTGTTGTTACTTTCCCCTGTAATTCTCCCTCGTCCTCcacaaatttaaatgatttgccTTTTAAAACCAATGATTTCGatgaatttaatacaaatttcacTTCTACATCTGGCGCCGTCTCCTCTATCCACAACCACCACCACAACCAACCCCTTAACACTCCTTCTCGCATCTCTCGATCATCTCGCTCACACACCCCAATTGATTCCTTCGATAAACCTTTTAACACTTCCTCCATTATCAAACCTACTATTGCTGATACCACTACAGATAATACGGTCACTTCGACATCATCGTCGTCATCGGTATCGTCTAGACGTCAAAGACACAGTATTGCCGGCCAGATGTCTTATATGAAAATGTTGGGATTCGGTGGTTTTAGTAAAAAGATGACCACTAGCTCCAATAGCTTATTTAGTACAGCGGTTATAACTGGCAGTTCCTCAGCTCCAAATTTGAGAGATATGATACCAGTATCCTCATCGG TCTTCTCGTTAACAGTTCTGGATGGTTTTGGTGGAGTACCACCGATCCGGCCATTGGAAACATTACACAATGCATTGTCGCTCAAACAGCTGGATCATTTCCTAGAGAAAATGACTTCGGCACCGCTCTTTAAAACGCCCACATGCACGCCGCCCAAAAATCCTTCCACCCCATTGTCCATGATCACAACGACAACGCTGGAGGAGGAGCCATTGGCCAGCACGCCCACAAATCATGTGTGTCGCTGCAACGACAATAGTGTGGTGAATGATACGAATCCCGATAGATGTAGTATGTGCGGTCATCAGTTGCGACCCGCCATACCGGGTGCCGCCTCAACACCCTTAACACCAGCTGTTGAAGTCAATTTGATGATGAAATCAGTCAACGATAATGCCGGACCACTTTGTAAGTGA
- the l(1)G0196 gene encoding inositol hexakisphosphate and diphosphoinositol-pentakisphosphate kinase isoform X14: protein MEWTWLRDWWRLKKYRCEHRRRKLKHLTHLNHSDSNDDDNPTSTSHHYHHQHHHHQHNQFNNKNQSCSDFDEDDIEKFISDDEELQQKRIRRHRRRIKLKRLNTIESENNENNDDVDKCKHNNEVGGGVGDVGNGDNSVNDHDQANDSDGYYDDDDDEVDDFCFCDECLNGDTDFCESNDGMDSDASTSSNPGKQVVVGICAMAKKTQSKPMKEILTRLQEFEFIKMVIFEEDVILKEPVENWPICDCLVSFHSKGFPLEKAIQYSQQRKPYVLNNLHMQYDIQDRRRVYAILEKEGIEIPRYAVLDRDSPDPKQHELIESEDHVEVNGIIFNKPFVEKPVSAEDHNIYIYYPTSAGGGSQRLFRKIGSRSSVYSPESRVRKTGSFIYEDFMPTDVYFPGTDVKVYTVGPDYAHAEARKSPALDGKVERDSEGKEIRYPVILNHAEKLISRKVCLAFKQTVCGFDLLRANGKSYVCDVNGFSFVKNSNKYYDDCAKILGNMILRELTPTLHIPWSVPFQLDDPPIVPTTFGKMMELRCVVAVIRHGDRTPKQKMKVEVRHPKFFEIFEKYDGFKHGHVKLKRPKQLQEILDIARFLLAEIETKDNAEIEEKKSKLEQLKSVLEMYGHFSGINRKVQMKYQPKGRPRGSSSDDGNNVKTLDAPTEPSLVLILKWGGELTPAGRIQAEELGRIFRCMYPGGQGRQDYSGTQGLGLLRLHSTFRHDLKIYASDEGRVQMTAAAFAKGLLALEGELTPILVQMVKSANTNGLLDNDCDSSKYQNMAKNRLHELMQVDREFTADDRMAINPNNSISINQALDFVKNPVECCNHVHSLIKELLIIISVKKDDPKTKDAILYHGETWDLMRCRWEKIEKDFSTKSKLYDISKIPDIYDCIKYDLQHNQHTLQYDQAEELYIYSKYLADIVIPQEYGLTMQEKLTIGQGICTPLLKKIKSDLQRNIEEVEDESVNRLNPQYSHGVASPGRHVRTRLYFTSESHVHSLLTVLRYGGLLNVLTDEQWRRAMDYISMVSELNYMSQIVIMLYEDPTKDPTSEERFHVELHFSPGVNCCVQKNLPPGPGFRPHSRNDSGQLRTSNHEDCNSNPSRIDEENDTEESPVKTHMLSPDSLDCEIRPLKSKPIPIGAHHTVSGHEAMDLAKRLNQELASQQQQTKQTGSLEANRPISPDGEPRSRSFEQRPKNIKDNTVTSTSSSSSVSSRRQRHSIAGQMSYMKMLGFGGFSKKMTTSSNSLFSTAVITGSSSAPNLRDMIPVSSSVFSLTVLDGFGGVPPIRPLETLHNALSLKQLDHFLEKMTSAPLFKTPTCTPPKNPSTPLSMITTTTLEEEPLASTPTNHVCRCNDNSVVNDTNPDRCSMCGHQLRPAIPGAASTPLTPAVEVNLMMKSVNDNAGPLCK from the exons ATGGAATGGACTTGGTTGAGAGATTGGTggcgtttaaaaaaatatcgttGTGAGCATCGCAGGCGGAAACTAAAACATTTAACACACTTGAATCACAGCGATAGTAATGATGATGATAATCCAACATCAACAAGTCATCATTATCACcaccaacatcatcatcatcagcacaatcaatttaataataaaaatcaaagttgtAGCGATTTCGATGAAGatgatattgaaaaatttataagtGATGATGAAGAACTCCAACAGAAACGTATAAGACGTCATCGAAGACGTATTAAGCTCAAACGTCTGAATACAATTGAAAGTGAGAATAATGAAAATAACGATGACGTAGATAAATGTAAACACAATAATGAGGTGGGGGGTGGGGTTGGTGATGTTGGTAATGGTGATAACAGTGTTAATGATCATGACCAAGCTAATGATAGCGATGGCTACTAcgatgacgacgatgatgaaGTCGATGACTTTTGCTTTTGTGATGAATGCTTAAAT GGCGACACAGATTTCTGTGAGAGTAATGACGGCATGGATTCGGATGCTAGTACCTCCTCAAACCCTGGCAAACAGGTGGTGGTGGGCATATGTGCCATGGCAAAGAAGACACAATCGAAACCCATGAAAGAAATTCTAACACGTTTGCAGGagtttgaatttattaaaatggttATATTCGAAGAGGATGTTATATTAAAG gaACCCGTTGAAAATTGGCCTATATGCGACTGTTTAGTATCCTTTCACTCTAAGGGCTTTCCTTTGGAAAAGGCCATACAATATTCTCAGCAGCGCAAGCCGTATGTTCTTAACAATCTTCATATGCAATATGATATACAGGATCGTCGTAGAGTCTATGCAATTTTGGAAAAGGAAGGCATTGAAATACCACGTTATGCGGTATTGGATCGTGATTCACCAGATCCTAAAC aacATGAACTTATTGAATCGGAGGATCATGTTGAAGTTAATGgcattatatttaataaacctTTTGTGGAGAAACCGGTATCGGCTGAAGATCATAATATCTATATATACTACCCAACATCGGCTGGGGGTGGTAGTCAGCGTTTATTTAGAAAG ATTGGCAGCCGCAGCAGTGTTTATTCACCCGAATCTCGTGTCCGTAAAACGGGTTCATTTATTTACGAAGATTTCATGCCCACTGATG TATATTTTCCAGGTACCGATGTCAAAGTCTATACTGTGGGTCCCGACTATGCACATGCTGAAGCACGCAAAAGTCCGGCTTTAGATGGCAAAGTTGAGCGCGACAGTGAGGGCAAAGAGATTCGCTATCCGGTCATATTAAATCATGCCGAGAAACTAATATCACGTAAAGTTTGTTTGGCCTTCAAACAGACCGTCTGTGGTTTTGATTTATTAAG aGCTAATGGCAAATCGTATGTATGCGATGTGAATggttttagttttgttaaaaattccaataaataCTACGATGATTGTGCTAAAATATTGGGCAATAtgattttaagagaattaacaCCTACCTTGCATATACCCTGGTCTGTGCCCTTTCAACTCGACGATCCACCCATAGTACCCACCACCTTTGGCAAGATGATGGAGCTGCGCTGTGTTGTAGCTGTTATAAGACATGGTGATCGTACGCCTAAACAGAAAATGAAAGTTGAAGTTAGACATCCCAA attctttgaaattttcgaaaaatatgatGGCTTTAAGCACGGTCATGTCAAATTGAAACGCCCTAAGCAATTGCAAGAAATTTTAGATATTGCCCGTTTCTTATTGGCCGAAATCGAAACTAAAGATAATGCCGAAATTGAGGAGAAAAAGAGTAAATTGGAACAATTGAAAAGTGTTTTAGAAAT GTATGGCCACTTTTCTGGTATTAATCGCAAAGTAcaaatgaaatatcaacccaagGGTCGTCCACGAGGTTCAAGTTCTGATGACGGTAATAATGTTAAGactt TAGACGCACCCACAGAACCATCTTTAGTGCTTATATTGAAATGGGGTGGAGAATTAACACCAGCTGGTCGTATACAGGCCGAAGAATTGGGCAGAATATTTAGATGTATGTATCCGGGAGGACAAGGACGTCAGGATTATTCCGGCACCCAAGGTTTGGGTTTATTAAG ATTACATTCAACGTTTCGTCATGATTTGAAAATCTATGCCTCGGATGAGGGTAGAGTACAAATGACTGCCGCAGCATTTGCCAAGGGTCTGTTGGCCTTGGAAGGTGAACTAACACCCATTTTAGTACAAATGGTTAAGAGTGCTAATACAAATGGTTTATTGGACAATGATTGTGATTCCagtaaatatcaaaatat GGCTAAAAATCGTTTACATGAATTAATGCAAGTTGATCGTGAATTTACCGCCGATGATCGTATGGCCATTAATCCCAACAACAGCATTTCCATTAACCAGGCTTTGGATTTTGTTAAAAACCCGGTGGAATGCTGCAACCATGTACACAGTCTCATAAAGGAACTATTGATTATAATCAGCGTGAAAAAAGATGATCCAAAAACGAAAGATGCCATACTGTATCATGGCGAGACTTGGGACTTAATGCGCTGTCGTTgggaaaaaatcgaaaaagattTTAGTACCAAATCAAAATTATATGATATATCGAAAATTCCTGATATTTATGATTGCATTAAATACGATTTACAGCACAATCAACACACTCTGCAATACGATCAGGCCGAAGAGTTGTATATTTATTCTAAATATTTGGCCGATATTGTTATACCGCAAGAGTATGGTTTAACCATGCAGGAGAAACTTACAATTGGCCAGGGTATATGTACGCCATTATTGAAAAAGATCAAATCGGATTTACAGCGTAACATTGAAGAGGTGGAAGATGAGTCGGTAAATCGTTTGAATCCTCAGTATAGTCATGGTGTTGCTAGCCCTGGTAGGCATGTACGCACACGCTTGTATTTCACTAGTGAGAGTCATGTACATTCTCTGTTAACCGTGTTACGCTATGGCGGTCTGCTGAATGTTTTAACCGATGAACAATGGCGTCGTGCTATGGATTATATTTCGATGGTGTCTGAGCTCAATTATATGTCACAAATTGTTATAATGCTTTATGAAGATCCTACTAAGGATCCCACTTCGGAGGAGAGATTTCATGTTGAATTGCATTTTAGTCCGGGTGTTAATTGTTGTGTGCAGAAGAATCTACCGCCGGGACCAGGTTTTCGACCACATTCTCGTAATGATTCGGGTCAATTGAGGACTTCG AACCATGAAGACTGCAACAGTAATCCTTCCCGCATCGATGAGGAAAATGACACTGAAGAAAGCCCTGTTAAAACTCATAtg CTCTCACCCGATAGTTTAGATTGTGAAATTCGACCCTTGAAATCCAAACCCATACCTATAGGAGCCCATCACACGGTATCGGGTCATGAGGCTATGGATTTGGCTAAACGTCTTAATCAAGAATTGGCttcgcaacaacaacaaaccaaACAGACGGGCTCTCTGGAAGCCAACCGGCCCATTAGTCCTGATGGTGAGCCAAGGTCGCGTAGTTTTGAACAGAgaccaaaaaatattaaag ATAATACGGTCACTTCGACATCATCGTCGTCATCGGTATCGTCTAGACGTCAAAGACACAGTATTGCCGGCCAGATGTCTTATATGAAAATGTTGGGATTCGGTGGTTTTAGTAAAAAGATGACCACTAGCTCCAATAGCTTATTTAGTACAGCGGTTATAACTGGCAGTTCCTCAGCTCCAAATTTGAGAGATATGATACCAGTATCCTCATCGG TCTTCTCGTTAACAGTTCTGGATGGTTTTGGTGGAGTACCACCGATCCGGCCATTGGAAACATTACACAATGCATTGTCGCTCAAACAGCTGGATCATTTCCTAGAGAAAATGACTTCGGCACCGCTCTTTAAAACGCCCACATGCACGCCGCCCAAAAATCCTTCCACCCCATTGTCCATGATCACAACGACAACGCTGGAGGAGGAGCCATTGGCCAGCACGCCCACAAATCATGTGTGTCGCTGCAACGACAATAGTGTGGTGAATGATACGAATCCCGATAGATGTAGTATGTGCGGTCATCAGTTGCGACCCGCCATACCGGGTGCCGCCTCAACACCCTTAACACCAGCTGTTGAAGTCAATTTGATGATGAAATCAGTCAACGATAATGCCGGACCACTTTGTAAGTGA